Proteins co-encoded in one Montipora capricornis isolate CH-2021 chromosome 12, ASM3666992v2, whole genome shotgun sequence genomic window:
- the LOC138026303 gene encoding thiopurine S-methyltransferase-like, with amino-acid sequence MLEEPDPTKVEYWKKSWEEGNFNWHQNTVHKMLQKYFDELTGGRSNVRVFVPLCGKSLDMLWLAEQGHSVVGVEVSKLAIESFFAENNLAFSAEQVILTATTDPVDVYKCVGKQITIFCCDLFALSEEDVGKRFDAIWDRGSLSAVQPQFGDRGKRYTKKMRSLLADHGKYLLESHYYELDRQLERPVSLSVEFRNIIFEEDFVLKALEVEKSGEDFKRKWGYSDERHYHLIQPKV; translated from the coding sequence ATGCTTGAGGAACCAGATCCAACAAAAGTGGAATATTGGAAAAAATCCTGGGAAGAAGGCAACTTCAACTGGCACCAAAACACAGTTCACAAAATGCTCCAAAAGTATTTTGACGAGCTCACTGGTGGACGATCCAACGTAAGAGTGTTCGTTCCTTTGTGCGGAAAATCTCTCGATATGTTGTGGTTAGCTGAACAGGGACACAGCGTCGTTGGCGTAGAGGTATCAAAGCTAGCGATTGAAAGTTTCTTCGCAGAAAACAACCTCGCGTTTTCAGCGGAGCAAGTAATATTGACAGCGACTACTGATCCAGTCGATGTGTACAAGTGCGTGGGAAAGCAAATAACAATCTTCTGTTGCGACTTGTTTGCGCTATCTGAAGAGGACGTCGGTAAAAGATTCGATGCGATTTGGGATCGTGGTTCGTTGTCCGCTGTGCAGCCTCAATTTGGTGACAGAGGAAAGAGATACACGAAAAAAATGCGCTCGCTCCTTGCTGACCATGGAAAATACCTGTTGGAAAGTCATTATTACGAACTGGATCGCCAACTCGAACGTCCTGTGAGCCTATCGGTTGAGTTTAGAAATATAATTTTCGAGGAGGACTTCGTCTTAAAGGCTCTTGAGGTTGAAAAATCCGGAGAagactttaaaagaaaatgggGATATTCTGATGAACGGCACTACCACTTAATTCAGCCTAAAGTATAA